The following proteins are encoded in a genomic region of Ornithinibacillus sp. 4-3:
- the murA gene encoding UDP-N-acetylglucosamine 1-carboxyvinyltransferase produces MEKIIIKGGKQLRGTVRIDGAKNAVLPVLAASLIASEGVSVIKDVPHLADVYTINEVLRNLNTKVHFENNTISIDATAPLETEAPFEYVRKMRASVLVLGPLLARLGHAKVAMPGGCAIGSRPIDLHLKGFEAMGAEVIVGNGYVEAKVDGRLKGAKIFLDVPSVGATENIMMAATLAEGTTIMENVAKEPEIVDLANYLNKMGAKIVGAGTGTIRIEGVETLRGAEHVMIPDRIEAGTFMAAAAITKGNILIENVVVEHLSSVISKLEEMGVKISEEGNGIRVIGPETLAATDIKTLPHPGFPTDMQSQMMALMTFAEGTSVVTETVFENRFMHVEEFRRMNVNMKIEGRSVIIEGPTVVQGAEVAATDLRAGAALILAGLGAEGVTRVTELQHIDRGYVNITEKFVALGADIERVDGSKQANTPTVRV; encoded by the coding sequence ATGGAGAAAATCATCATCAAAGGCGGTAAGCAATTACGTGGTACGGTTAGAATAGATGGTGCGAAAAATGCTGTACTTCCAGTGCTTGCAGCTAGTTTAATTGCAAGTGAGGGAGTAAGTGTTATTAAAGATGTGCCCCACTTAGCTGATGTATATACTATCAATGAAGTTTTACGTAATTTAAATACAAAAGTGCATTTTGAAAACAATACTATTTCTATTGATGCTACTGCTCCTTTAGAGACAGAGGCTCCCTTTGAATACGTCCGTAAAATGAGAGCGTCCGTATTAGTGCTTGGCCCTCTTCTTGCACGTTTAGGTCATGCAAAAGTTGCAATGCCGGGTGGTTGTGCGATTGGATCACGTCCAATTGATTTGCATTTAAAAGGCTTTGAAGCAATGGGAGCAGAGGTAATTGTTGGAAATGGTTATGTAGAAGCAAAAGTAGATGGTCGTCTAAAAGGTGCGAAAATATTCTTAGATGTACCAAGTGTTGGAGCTACAGAAAATATTATGATGGCAGCTACTTTAGCAGAAGGTACAACGATCATGGAAAATGTAGCAAAAGAGCCTGAAATTGTAGATTTAGCAAATTATTTAAATAAAATGGGTGCGAAAATTGTCGGTGCGGGAACTGGAACAATTCGTATTGAAGGTGTAGAAACATTACGTGGCGCAGAACATGTGATGATTCCTGATCGAATTGAAGCTGGAACTTTTATGGCTGCAGCTGCTATTACAAAGGGTAATATTTTAATCGAAAATGTCGTTGTTGAGCATCTGAGCTCTGTTATTTCAAAATTAGAAGAGATGGGTGTTAAAATCAGCGAAGAAGGTAATGGTATCCGAGTAATTGGACCAGAAACACTAGCTGCTACAGATATTAAAACTTTACCACATCCAGGCTTTCCAACAGACATGCAATCTCAAATGATGGCATTAATGACATTTGCTGAAGGCACAAGTGTTGTAACAGAGACGGTGTTTGAGAATCGTTTTATGCATGTAGAAGAATTTAGACGAATGAATGTAAACATGAAAATAGAAGGCCGTAGCGTAATTATTGAAGGGCCTACTGTAGTTCAAGGAGCAGAAGTTGCAGCAACAGACCTACGTGCTGGAGCAGCATTAATTCTTGCTGGTCTTGGAGCAGAAGGTGTAACACGTGTTACAGAATTACAGCATATTGATCGAGGCTATGTAAATATTACAGAAAAATTTGTAGCGTTAGGAGCAGATATTGAAAGAGTAGATGGTTCAAAGCAAGCTAATACTCCAACTGTTCGAGTATAA